In a genomic window of Melopsittacus undulatus isolate bMelUnd1 chromosome 1, bMelUnd1.mat.Z, whole genome shotgun sequence:
- the TFAP2A gene encoding transcription factor AP-2-alpha isoform X2: MKMLWKLTDNIKYEECEERHDSTSNGTARLPQLGTVGQSPYTSAPPLSHTPNADFQPPYFPPPYQPIYPQSQDPYSHVNDPYSLNPLHAQPQPQHPGWPGQRQSQETGLLHTHRGLPHQLSGLDPRRDYRRHDDLLHAPHGLGSGLADLPLHSIPHAIEDVPHVEDPGINIPDQTVIKKGPVSLSKSNNNAVSSIPINKDTLFGGVVNPNEVFCSVPGRLSLLSSTSKYKVTVAEVQRRLSPPECLNASLLGGVLRRAKSKNGGRSLREKLDKIGLNLPAGRRKAANVTLLTSLVEGEAVHLARDFGYVCETEFPAKAVAEFLNRQHSDPNEQVTRKNMLLATKQICKEFTDLLAQDRSPLGNSRPNPILEPGIQSCLTHFNLISHGFGSPAVCAAVTALQNYLTEALKAMDKMYLSNNPNSHTDNSTKSGDKEEKHRK; encoded by the exons atgaaaatgctttggaaaCTGACGGATAATATCAAGTATGAGGAATGTGAG gAGCGCCACGACAGTACCAGCAACGGGACAGCCCGGCTACCCCAGTTGGGGACCGTGGGTCAGTCTCCCTACACCAGCGCCCCGCCGCTCTCCCACACCCCCAACGCCGACTTCCAGCCCCCCTACTTCCCTCCGCCTTACCAGCCCATCTACCCCCAGTCTCAGGACCCCTACTCCCACGTGAACGACCCCTACAGCCTCAACCCCCTCCATGCCCAGCCGCAGCCCCAGCACCCGGGATGGCCGGGAcagaggcagagccaggaaACGGGGCTGCTCCACACGCACCGGGGATTGCCCCACCAGCTCTCGGGGCTGGACCCACGCAGGGACTACCGACGGCACGACGACCTGCTGCACGCCCCCCACGGGCTGGGCTCCGGGCTGGCCGACCTGCCCCTCCACTCCATCCCCCACGCCATCGAGGATGTGCCG CACGTAGAAGACCCCGGTATTAACATCCCAGATCAAACTGTAATTAAGAAAG gcCCTGTGTCCCTCTCCAAGTCTAACAACAACGCCgtctcctccatccccatcaaCAAGGACACGCTCTTCGGCGGGGTGGTGAACCCCAACGAGGTCTTCTGCTCGGTGCCGGGCCGCCTCTCGCTGCTCAGCTCCACCTCCAAGTACAAGGTCACGGTGGCGGAAGTGCAGAGACGCCTCTCGCCGCCCGAGTGCCTCAACGCCTCCCTGCTGGGCGGAGTGCTACGGAG GGCGAAGTCTAAAAACGGAGGGAGATCTCTGCGGGAGAAACTGGACAAAATAGGATTAAACCTGCCAGCCGGGAGACGTAAAGCTGCTAACGTTACCTTGCTCACGTCACTTGTGGAGG GAGAAGCAGTGCATCTAGCTAGAGACTTTGGGTACGTTTGTGAGACAGAATTTCCTGCCAAAGCAGTAGCTGAATTTCTCAACCGACAACATTCCGATCCAAACGAGCAAGTCACAAGAAAAAACATGCTTCTAGCTACAAA ACAGATCTGTAAAGAGTTCACCGACCTGCTGGCTCAGGACCGATCTCCCCTGGGGAACTCGCGGCCCAACCCCATTTTGGAGCCGGGCATCCAGAGCTGCCTGACCCACTTCAACCTCATCTCGCATGGCTTCGGGAGCccggcagtgtgtgctgctgtcactgccCTGCAGAACTATCTCACCGAGGCGCTCAAGGCCATGGACAAAATGTACCTCAGCAACAATCCCAACAGCCACACAGACAACAGCACCAAAAGCGGCGACAAAGAGGAGAAGCACCGAAAGTGA
- the TFAP2A gene encoding transcription factor AP-2-alpha isoform X1, whose product MLLGLPSPPALGARRPRRWARIGGRRGGGGGLTPRRGDTQKNFPRRFPGRGARRRAGSAARGGRRRGSGAGSPSAGRRRGMDGAVAAAGGGPVEPTPRKGGAGAESGKSQAGSQQPLFSLGFEAGYAQQSQPEERHDSTSNGTARLPQLGTVGQSPYTSAPPLSHTPNADFQPPYFPPPYQPIYPQSQDPYSHVNDPYSLNPLHAQPQPQHPGWPGQRQSQETGLLHTHRGLPHQLSGLDPRRDYRRHDDLLHAPHGLGSGLADLPLHSIPHAIEDVPHVEDPGINIPDQTVIKKGPVSLSKSNNNAVSSIPINKDTLFGGVVNPNEVFCSVPGRLSLLSSTSKYKVTVAEVQRRLSPPECLNASLLGGVLRRAKSKNGGRSLREKLDKIGLNLPAGRRKAANVTLLTSLVEGEAVHLARDFGYVCETEFPAKAVAEFLNRQHSDPNEQVTRKNMLLATKQICKEFTDLLAQDRSPLGNSRPNPILEPGIQSCLTHFNLISHGFGSPAVCAAVTALQNYLTEALKAMDKMYLSNNPNSHTDNSTKSGDKEEKHRK is encoded by the exons ATGCTCCTTGGGCTCCCCAGCCCCCCCGCCCTGGGCGCCCGCCGGCCTCGGCGCTGGGCTCGAATcggaggaagaagaggaggaggaggagggctgACACCCAGAAGGGGAGACACCCAAAAAAACTTTCCCAGACGGTTTCCGGGACGCGGGGCACGGAGGCGAGCCGGCTCGGCGGCGCGGGGCGGCCGCCGCAGGGGCAGCGGCGCGGGGAGCCCCTCGGCGGGGCGCCGTCGAGGCATGGAcggggcggtggcggcggcggggggTGGCCCCGTGGAGCCCACTCCGCGTAAAGGCGGTGCCGGGGCCGAAAGCGGCAAGAGCCAAGCGGGGAGCCAGCAGCCGCTCTTCTCCCTGGGCTTTGAGGCCGGCTACGCGCAGCAGTCGCAGCCCGAG gAGCGCCACGACAGTACCAGCAACGGGACAGCCCGGCTACCCCAGTTGGGGACCGTGGGTCAGTCTCCCTACACCAGCGCCCCGCCGCTCTCCCACACCCCCAACGCCGACTTCCAGCCCCCCTACTTCCCTCCGCCTTACCAGCCCATCTACCCCCAGTCTCAGGACCCCTACTCCCACGTGAACGACCCCTACAGCCTCAACCCCCTCCATGCCCAGCCGCAGCCCCAGCACCCGGGATGGCCGGGAcagaggcagagccaggaaACGGGGCTGCTCCACACGCACCGGGGATTGCCCCACCAGCTCTCGGGGCTGGACCCACGCAGGGACTACCGACGGCACGACGACCTGCTGCACGCCCCCCACGGGCTGGGCTCCGGGCTGGCCGACCTGCCCCTCCACTCCATCCCCCACGCCATCGAGGATGTGCCG CACGTAGAAGACCCCGGTATTAACATCCCAGATCAAACTGTAATTAAGAAAG gcCCTGTGTCCCTCTCCAAGTCTAACAACAACGCCgtctcctccatccccatcaaCAAGGACACGCTCTTCGGCGGGGTGGTGAACCCCAACGAGGTCTTCTGCTCGGTGCCGGGCCGCCTCTCGCTGCTCAGCTCCACCTCCAAGTACAAGGTCACGGTGGCGGAAGTGCAGAGACGCCTCTCGCCGCCCGAGTGCCTCAACGCCTCCCTGCTGGGCGGAGTGCTACGGAG GGCGAAGTCTAAAAACGGAGGGAGATCTCTGCGGGAGAAACTGGACAAAATAGGATTAAACCTGCCAGCCGGGAGACGTAAAGCTGCTAACGTTACCTTGCTCACGTCACTTGTGGAGG GAGAAGCAGTGCATCTAGCTAGAGACTTTGGGTACGTTTGTGAGACAGAATTTCCTGCCAAAGCAGTAGCTGAATTTCTCAACCGACAACATTCCGATCCAAACGAGCAAGTCACAAGAAAAAACATGCTTCTAGCTACAAA ACAGATCTGTAAAGAGTTCACCGACCTGCTGGCTCAGGACCGATCTCCCCTGGGGAACTCGCGGCCCAACCCCATTTTGGAGCCGGGCATCCAGAGCTGCCTGACCCACTTCAACCTCATCTCGCATGGCTTCGGGAGCccggcagtgtgtgctgctgtcactgccCTGCAGAACTATCTCACCGAGGCGCTCAAGGCCATGGACAAAATGTACCTCAGCAACAATCCCAACAGCCACACAGACAACAGCACCAAAAGCGGCGACAAAGAGGAGAAGCACCGAAAGTGA
- the TFAP2A gene encoding transcription factor AP-2-alpha isoform X3 → MSILAKMGDWQERHDSTSNGTARLPQLGTVGQSPYTSAPPLSHTPNADFQPPYFPPPYQPIYPQSQDPYSHVNDPYSLNPLHAQPQPQHPGWPGQRQSQETGLLHTHRGLPHQLSGLDPRRDYRRHDDLLHAPHGLGSGLADLPLHSIPHAIEDVPHVEDPGINIPDQTVIKKGPVSLSKSNNNAVSSIPINKDTLFGGVVNPNEVFCSVPGRLSLLSSTSKYKVTVAEVQRRLSPPECLNASLLGGVLRRAKSKNGGRSLREKLDKIGLNLPAGRRKAANVTLLTSLVEGEAVHLARDFGYVCETEFPAKAVAEFLNRQHSDPNEQVTRKNMLLATKQICKEFTDLLAQDRSPLGNSRPNPILEPGIQSCLTHFNLISHGFGSPAVCAAVTALQNYLTEALKAMDKMYLSNNPNSHTDNSTKSGDKEEKHRK, encoded by the exons ATGTCTATCCTTGCCAAAATGGGGGACTGGCAG gAGCGCCACGACAGTACCAGCAACGGGACAGCCCGGCTACCCCAGTTGGGGACCGTGGGTCAGTCTCCCTACACCAGCGCCCCGCCGCTCTCCCACACCCCCAACGCCGACTTCCAGCCCCCCTACTTCCCTCCGCCTTACCAGCCCATCTACCCCCAGTCTCAGGACCCCTACTCCCACGTGAACGACCCCTACAGCCTCAACCCCCTCCATGCCCAGCCGCAGCCCCAGCACCCGGGATGGCCGGGAcagaggcagagccaggaaACGGGGCTGCTCCACACGCACCGGGGATTGCCCCACCAGCTCTCGGGGCTGGACCCACGCAGGGACTACCGACGGCACGACGACCTGCTGCACGCCCCCCACGGGCTGGGCTCCGGGCTGGCCGACCTGCCCCTCCACTCCATCCCCCACGCCATCGAGGATGTGCCG CACGTAGAAGACCCCGGTATTAACATCCCAGATCAAACTGTAATTAAGAAAG gcCCTGTGTCCCTCTCCAAGTCTAACAACAACGCCgtctcctccatccccatcaaCAAGGACACGCTCTTCGGCGGGGTGGTGAACCCCAACGAGGTCTTCTGCTCGGTGCCGGGCCGCCTCTCGCTGCTCAGCTCCACCTCCAAGTACAAGGTCACGGTGGCGGAAGTGCAGAGACGCCTCTCGCCGCCCGAGTGCCTCAACGCCTCCCTGCTGGGCGGAGTGCTACGGAG GGCGAAGTCTAAAAACGGAGGGAGATCTCTGCGGGAGAAACTGGACAAAATAGGATTAAACCTGCCAGCCGGGAGACGTAAAGCTGCTAACGTTACCTTGCTCACGTCACTTGTGGAGG GAGAAGCAGTGCATCTAGCTAGAGACTTTGGGTACGTTTGTGAGACAGAATTTCCTGCCAAAGCAGTAGCTGAATTTCTCAACCGACAACATTCCGATCCAAACGAGCAAGTCACAAGAAAAAACATGCTTCTAGCTACAAA ACAGATCTGTAAAGAGTTCACCGACCTGCTGGCTCAGGACCGATCTCCCCTGGGGAACTCGCGGCCCAACCCCATTTTGGAGCCGGGCATCCAGAGCTGCCTGACCCACTTCAACCTCATCTCGCATGGCTTCGGGAGCccggcagtgtgtgctgctgtcactgccCTGCAGAACTATCTCACCGAGGCGCTCAAGGCCATGGACAAAATGTACCTCAGCAACAATCCCAACAGCCACACAGACAACAGCACCAAAAGCGGCGACAAAGAGGAGAAGCACCGAAAGTGA
- the TFAP2A gene encoding transcription factor AP-2-alpha isoform X4 — MLVHSFSAMERHDSTSNGTARLPQLGTVGQSPYTSAPPLSHTPNADFQPPYFPPPYQPIYPQSQDPYSHVNDPYSLNPLHAQPQPQHPGWPGQRQSQETGLLHTHRGLPHQLSGLDPRRDYRRHDDLLHAPHGLGSGLADLPLHSIPHAIEDVPHVEDPGINIPDQTVIKKGPVSLSKSNNNAVSSIPINKDTLFGGVVNPNEVFCSVPGRLSLLSSTSKYKVTVAEVQRRLSPPECLNASLLGGVLRRAKSKNGGRSLREKLDKIGLNLPAGRRKAANVTLLTSLVEGEAVHLARDFGYVCETEFPAKAVAEFLNRQHSDPNEQVTRKNMLLATKQICKEFTDLLAQDRSPLGNSRPNPILEPGIQSCLTHFNLISHGFGSPAVCAAVTALQNYLTEALKAMDKMYLSNNPNSHTDNSTKSGDKEEKHRK; from the exons ATGTTAGTGCACAGTTTTTCGGCTATG gAGCGCCACGACAGTACCAGCAACGGGACAGCCCGGCTACCCCAGTTGGGGACCGTGGGTCAGTCTCCCTACACCAGCGCCCCGCCGCTCTCCCACACCCCCAACGCCGACTTCCAGCCCCCCTACTTCCCTCCGCCTTACCAGCCCATCTACCCCCAGTCTCAGGACCCCTACTCCCACGTGAACGACCCCTACAGCCTCAACCCCCTCCATGCCCAGCCGCAGCCCCAGCACCCGGGATGGCCGGGAcagaggcagagccaggaaACGGGGCTGCTCCACACGCACCGGGGATTGCCCCACCAGCTCTCGGGGCTGGACCCACGCAGGGACTACCGACGGCACGACGACCTGCTGCACGCCCCCCACGGGCTGGGCTCCGGGCTGGCCGACCTGCCCCTCCACTCCATCCCCCACGCCATCGAGGATGTGCCG CACGTAGAAGACCCCGGTATTAACATCCCAGATCAAACTGTAATTAAGAAAG gcCCTGTGTCCCTCTCCAAGTCTAACAACAACGCCgtctcctccatccccatcaaCAAGGACACGCTCTTCGGCGGGGTGGTGAACCCCAACGAGGTCTTCTGCTCGGTGCCGGGCCGCCTCTCGCTGCTCAGCTCCACCTCCAAGTACAAGGTCACGGTGGCGGAAGTGCAGAGACGCCTCTCGCCGCCCGAGTGCCTCAACGCCTCCCTGCTGGGCGGAGTGCTACGGAG GGCGAAGTCTAAAAACGGAGGGAGATCTCTGCGGGAGAAACTGGACAAAATAGGATTAAACCTGCCAGCCGGGAGACGTAAAGCTGCTAACGTTACCTTGCTCACGTCACTTGTGGAGG GAGAAGCAGTGCATCTAGCTAGAGACTTTGGGTACGTTTGTGAGACAGAATTTCCTGCCAAAGCAGTAGCTGAATTTCTCAACCGACAACATTCCGATCCAAACGAGCAAGTCACAAGAAAAAACATGCTTCTAGCTACAAA ACAGATCTGTAAAGAGTTCACCGACCTGCTGGCTCAGGACCGATCTCCCCTGGGGAACTCGCGGCCCAACCCCATTTTGGAGCCGGGCATCCAGAGCTGCCTGACCCACTTCAACCTCATCTCGCATGGCTTCGGGAGCccggcagtgtgtgctgctgtcactgccCTGCAGAACTATCTCACCGAGGCGCTCAAGGCCATGGACAAAATGTACCTCAGCAACAATCCCAACAGCCACACAGACAACAGCACCAAAAGCGGCGACAAAGAGGAGAAGCACCGAAAGTGA